AGCATGGCTGGGTATTTTTTTACTTAATCGGGCGCAGGGCACCCTCGTACAGGTGGGATTAAAATCCCATTTTATCGCGCAAGTTATAATAAAACGCGCCCATGGCAGTGAACGGCACACGGAAAGTACGGCCACCCGGGAATGGGTATTGTGGTAAACCAGCAAACACATCAAAACGTTGGCTGTCGCCTGTGATCACTTCGCTTAATACTTTACCAGCCAAGTGGGTACAGGTTAGGCCATGGCCTGAGTAACCTTGGGCGTAATACATGTTTTTACCAATGCGACCAAATTGAGGTAAACGCATCAGTGTTAACAAGAAATTACCGGTCCATGCGAAGTCCACTTTTGTGCCTTTTAATTGTGGAAAGGTTTTCAACATGTTGGGCACAATCATGGATTCAATTTTTTTCGGTTCGCGAGCACCGTAAGTCACACCGCCGCCATAAATTAAACGGCCTTCGTTTGATAGACGGTAATAATCCAAAAGATAGTTGCAGTCTTCTACGCAGTTATCTTGTGGCAATAGTTGTTTTTGTTGTGCTTCGCTTAACACTTCAGTGGTAATCACTTGCGTGCCGCACGGAATGGCTTTTGATTGCAACTTAGGAATTAAGCCGCCTAAGTACGCATTACCGGCTACTACAATATAATCACAGGTCACGCTACCATTGGCGGTGTAAACCACAGGTTTGTCACCTTCTTCGATGCGAATGACTTCTGAGTCTTCATAAATCTTACCGCCCATAGATTCAACGGCAGCGGCTTCACCAAGGGCTAAATTGAGTGGGTGAAAGTGACCGCCTGATTTATCTAATAAACCACCAGTGTAACGTTCAGAGCCAATGTGTTGTTTAATTGTATCGGCACTTAAAAGCTCAAGATCTTTGTGACCATGGGCTTCCCACAAGGCTTTTTTGCCTTCTAATTCTTTTAATTGACGATCATTACAAGCGGCAAAAATACCACCGTCTTTTAAATGGCAATCAATATTATATTGCTCGGCGAAGCGGCGAATAATACGGCCACCTTCAAACGCCATTTTGCCCATCTCGGCACCCACTTCTTTGCCGTAATGTTTTTCAATAAAGTCGATATCACGGCTATAAGAATGCACAATTTGACCGCCATTACGACCAGATGCCCCAAAGCCAATGCGCTTTGCTTCTAGCACGGTGACGTTAAAGCCTTTTTCTGCAAGGTGGATAGCGGTTGATAATCCAGTAAAGCCGGCACCAATTACACAGATATCTGATGTGATATTGCCATTTAATGCAGGGCGTAGATTTTTGTCATTGGCAGAATCGGCGTAATACGATGTTGTGTGTTCAGGGGCAGTCATTCATTTACCTCGACCTAGGGCAGTGCTTCACTTTCTAGGTTAGTTTATTAAGGCAACAAGCTTAGTTTTAAGCTCAATTAATTCATGTTGTTACGATACTGCGCCAGCGGCTACGCTGGATATACCCAGTAGGGGATATATTGTTTTGGTACGTTCAATCGTGCCAACCAAGCTGTTTATATCAGCTTGAGAATCGGCGCAATAGTGCGACTTTTTATTTAAATAAGCACGAATTATTTTTACGTTTTTTCACTGTTTTACCTGTTCTAAGCATTGGCAAAATTGTTCTATGATCATTTGGTTTGGGTGACTGCTTCGGTAGATGGCACTGAAGGTATTAATGTACCCATAGCGTTGGCTTAAAAGTGGTTTTAACTGTTGATCGAGCCCCCAGTTGTTGACCATGTGGGTAGGTAACATCCCTAGATAATGACCACTTAAAATAAGTGTAGCACGGGCTTCTTGGTGATGGGCTTTAGCGTGTTTTTCCCATTTGAGCATATCAGGGTGCATTTCTCGCCCTGGCATGAGGCGCGGGGATTCTACAAATTTGTACTGCAGAAGTTGGCTGGGTTTGATTTGCTCATCGTTGATGGCATATAAAGGGTGGCCTTTGGCGCAATAAAGCAGCATTTGTTCATCAAACAAATCAACGCGATTCAGTTCGTGAAAATTCTGGGTAAGAACCGTGATGCCAATATCTACTTTTTTATCCAACACCGCGGTGATGATTTCATCCGATGACATGGTGCTAATGTGCACGTTAACGTCAGGGGCCTGTTTGGAGAACAAGTCCAATGCATTGACGATGCACGAGTCGTGACCGCCGAGCATGTGTTCTGCAAAGCCCAGATGAAGCTGACCAATTAAACGGTTGTGGTTATGGTTAATGCGGTTACGAAAGCTATCGAGTGCACCCAGTAAATCCAAGGTGGCATCGTAGACAATTTGACCGTGCAGGGTGAGTTTAAAGCCACTGCGACCACGTTCACACAAACGCATATCTAAGCGTTTTTCCAGATCAGATATATAGTTAGAGATAGTGGAGTTAGCGAGATTCAGTTGCAGCTCGGCCGCGGTAAAACCACCGGCTTCAACGACAGATTTAAAGACGCGTAATAGGCGTAAATCAATATCGGCCAATTGGCCTGAAATAGCGGCTTTTTTACGCCCCATGGTGATCTCCGTGGTGAAATAATTATATTTGTATATTTAAATGTAAAGTCTATTAAATCATTATATAAACAAAAGAAATACTGCTTTATAAACCCATTCATAAATGTAAGGGCCTACAGGCCGTAAGGAATTCACATGAGTATTCAGTTAAACAATCCAAGCCTGCTACAAACTCAAGCGTTCATTGATGGGCAATGGTGCGATGCCGATAGTGGTAAAACCTTTGCGGTAGTAAACCCTGCAACCGGTGAAACCATTGCTCAGGTAGCAGATGCAGGGCAAGCCGAAACGTTACGCGCCATTGAAGCCGCTAAAGCAGCCATGCCTGCTTGGAAGGCAGAGCCTGCCAAAGTACGTGCGGCAATCTTAGAAAAATGGCATGACTTAGTCATGGCCAACCAAGCAGACTTGGCCAAGCTTATGACCTTAGAGCAAGGTAAAACCCTAGCGGAATCAACCGGTGAAGTGGCTTATGGCGCGTCATTCATCAAATGGTTCGCAGAAGAAAGTAAGCGTATTTATGGTGATGTATTACAAGGCACTCCAGATCGTCGTGGCATTGTGATCAAACAGCCAGTTGGTATTGTGGGTGCGATTACGCCGTGGAATTTTCCAAATGCCATGATCACACGTAAAGCAGCACCGGCTTTGGCCGTAGGGTGTGCCATGGTATTAAAACCAGCAGCAGAAACGCCATTGTCGGCTTTAGCATTAGCTGAGTTGGCTAAGCAGGCCGGCTTACCAGCGGGTTTATTTAATGTGGTGGTGGGCACAGACGCCCCAGCCATTGGTGGTGAGTTAACCTCTAACCCAGATGTGAAAAAAGTCACGTTCACTGGCTCTACCCCTGTGGGTAAGTTGCTCATGAAACAATGCGCGGATACCGTGAAGCGAACCTCCATGGAGTTAGGTGGCAACGCCCCCGTGATTGTATTTGATGACGCGGATTTAGACGCGGCGGTACAAGGGGCGTTGGTTTCAAAATACCGTAACTCAGGGCAAACCTGTATTTGTTCAAATCGTTTAATTGTGCAAGAAGGTATTTACGATGCATTCGTAGAAAAATTCACACAAGCGGTTAATAACTTCAACTTTGGTAACGGCTTAGAAGACGGCAGTACTCACGGCCCTGTGATCACAGAAAAAGCCATGAATGATATTCACGCAAAAGTTGAAAGCGCTGTGGCACAAGGGGCAACCGTTGTGGCTGGTGGTAAACCAAAAGGTGGTAACGGGTATTTTTATGAGCCAACCATTTTGACCAATGTTGATAGCAGCATGCGCGTGTTTCGTGAAGAAATTTTTGGCCCTGTGGCGCCTATCTTTAAATTTAAAACCGAACAAGAAGCCATTGAAATGGCCAACGATACCGAGTTTGGTTTAGCGGCATATTTTTACAGCGAAAACCTTTCTCGTATTTGGCGTGTGGCTGAAAGTATTGATTACGGCATGGTCGGTGTAAACGAAACCGCCATTAGCTCCGAAATCATTCCGTTTGGTGGCGTAAAGGAATCGGGCCAAGGTCGTGAAGGATCAAAGTACGGACTAGATGATTATTTAGAAGTTAAATACATCTGTATCGGCGGCATTAACAAATAAGTTAAGCGTTGAATTATCTTAACGGTAACCGCGCGTGCAGCGTGGTTATCTTTTTAAAACCATGACTGGTTATTGGAAGCATCATGAGCACCATCATTTATCCAACCACGAATTTAAAACACACCGAAACCCTGACAGTTGAAAAGGGTGAAGGGGTTTATATTTACGATAACAAAGGCAATAAATACATTGAGGGTTTAGCGGGCCTTTGGTGCACGTCTTTAGGGTATGGTAATCAAGAAATTATCGACGCAGCAGCTGAACAAATGGGTAAGTTATCTTATTCACATATGTTTGGTGGTAAAACCCATCAAGTGGGCATGGACTTGTCTGAAAAAATTTCAGCCATGGTGCCAGTAGATAACGCCAAAGTATTTTTTGGTAACTCAGGCAGTGACGCAAACGACAGTCACATTAAAATGCTGCGTTATTATTTTAATGCCATAGGTAAGCCTGAGAAGTTTAAAATCATCGCCCGTGATCGCTCTTATCATGGCGTAACGGTGGCCTCTGCATCGTTAACCGGTTTAGCACCAAACCATACCCATTTTGATTTACCCATTGATGCACTTGGAATTTTACGTACTGATGTACCGCATTATTACCGTGGTAAGTTAGACGGCGAAAGCGAAGCCCAGTTTGTTGAGCGCATTACTAATAATCTAGAAAATATGATTCTAGAAGAAGGCCCAGAAACCATCGCCGCTTTTATTGCAGAACCCATTACAGGGGCCAGCGGTGTGATCGTACCGCCTGCGGG
This genomic stretch from Bermanella sp. WJH001 harbors:
- a CDS encoding FAD-binding oxidoreductase — its product is MTAPEHTTSYYADSANDKNLRPALNGNITSDICVIGAGFTGLSTAIHLAEKGFNVTVLEAKRIGFGASGRNGGQIVHSYSRDIDFIEKHYGKEVGAEMGKMAFEGGRIIRRFAEQYNIDCHLKDGGIFAACNDRQLKELEGKKALWEAHGHKDLELLSADTIKQHIGSERYTGGLLDKSGGHFHPLNLALGEAAAVESMGGKIYEDSEVIRIEEGDKPVVYTANGSVTCDYIVVAGNAYLGGLIPKLQSKAIPCGTQVITTEVLSEAQQKQLLPQDNCVEDCNYLLDYYRLSNEGRLIYGGGVTYGAREPKKIESMIVPNMLKTFPQLKGTKVDFAWTGNFLLTLMRLPQFGRIGKNMYYAQGYSGHGLTCTHLAGKVLSEVITGDSQRFDVFAGLPQYPFPGGRTFRVPFTAMGAFYYNLRDKMGF
- a CDS encoding LysR family transcriptional regulator, whose amino-acid sequence is MGRKKAAISGQLADIDLRLLRVFKSVVEAGGFTAAELQLNLANSTISNYISDLEKRLDMRLCERGRSGFKLTLHGQIVYDATLDLLGALDSFRNRINHNHNRLIGQLHLGFAEHMLGGHDSCIVNALDLFSKQAPDVNVHISTMSSDEIITAVLDKKVDIGITVLTQNFHELNRVDLFDEQMLLYCAKGHPLYAINDEQIKPSQLLQYKFVESPRLMPGREMHPDMLKWEKHAKAHHQEARATLILSGHYLGMLPTHMVNNWGLDQQLKPLLSQRYGYINTFSAIYRSSHPNQMIIEQFCQCLEQVKQ
- a CDS encoding NAD-dependent succinate-semialdehyde dehydrogenase — protein: MSIQLNNPSLLQTQAFIDGQWCDADSGKTFAVVNPATGETIAQVADAGQAETLRAIEAAKAAMPAWKAEPAKVRAAILEKWHDLVMANQADLAKLMTLEQGKTLAESTGEVAYGASFIKWFAEESKRIYGDVLQGTPDRRGIVIKQPVGIVGAITPWNFPNAMITRKAAPALAVGCAMVLKPAAETPLSALALAELAKQAGLPAGLFNVVVGTDAPAIGGELTSNPDVKKVTFTGSTPVGKLLMKQCADTVKRTSMELGGNAPVIVFDDADLDAAVQGALVSKYRNSGQTCICSNRLIVQEGIYDAFVEKFTQAVNNFNFGNGLEDGSTHGPVITEKAMNDIHAKVESAVAQGATVVAGGKPKGGNGYFYEPTILTNVDSSMRVFREEIFGPVAPIFKFKTEQEAIEMANDTEFGLAAYFYSENLSRIWRVAESIDYGMVGVNETAISSEIIPFGGVKESGQGREGSKYGLDDYLEVKYICIGGINK
- a CDS encoding aminotransferase, whose amino-acid sequence is MSTIIYPTTNLKHTETLTVEKGEGVYIYDNKGNKYIEGLAGLWCTSLGYGNQEIIDAAAEQMGKLSYSHMFGGKTHQVGMDLSEKISAMVPVDNAKVFFGNSGSDANDSHIKMLRYYFNAIGKPEKFKIIARDRSYHGVTVASASLTGLAPNHTHFDLPIDALGILRTDVPHYYRGKLDGESEAQFVERITNNLENMILEEGPETIAAFIAEPITGASGVIVPPAGYYEKVQAILAKYDILFWADEVITGFGRTGNDFGCTTMGIKPAMMTLAKQLSSAYMPISASVIRGDMYEAMIEPSSQVGVFGHGYTYSGHPVACAVSLKVLEIYERDNIFAKAADVGAYLQSELQKFADHPLVGEIRGAGMIGALELVANKHTGQPFAGGVIGGYAMQACQNHGMITRAVAGSSLAFCPPLICTKAHIDEMMMKLAKALDDTLAYAVKEKLLVA